A portion of the Chondrinema litorale genome contains these proteins:
- a CDS encoding TonB-dependent receptor encodes MKVLYLLLFFSIQYTYLHAQKITISGYIKDNESGENLIGAAVIDKVSGAGVVSNTYGFFSLSLNKGDSINLFCTYVGYQAQNLRLIASEDKTIHFSLNGDTMLEEIEVVAGQYSEPIEQSTQMSTISIPVKQIKLLPALMGETDVLKALQLMPGVQSGSEGTSGLYVRGGGPDQNLILLDGVPVYNVSHLFGFFSIFNADALNRVELVKGGFPARYGGRLSSVIDISLKEGNMKEFHGEGNIGLISSKLTLEGPIIKDKASFMVSGRRTYIDLLARPIIKNNSQDDAVLGYHFHDVNAKFNYKFSDKDRLYLSLYTGRDKAYAFYKYEDDYTPNYSEEEVGLRWGNVISALRWNHVFGKKLFSNVTATYSRYIFDIFTNYEDSYYDFEAVKTFTEIYKARYYSGIKDFAAKIDFDYYPSPNHAIRFGLNSIYHTFEPGAFNLNSSETADINITQDTYAYEYTAYVEDDIKVNKNLNVNLGVHSSLFRVNEKNYYSVQPRVSARYLLPNQTSIKASYAQMTQFINLLTNSGIGLPTDLWVPSTDNIKPQVAWQVALGGAKSFNNGFEMSIEAYYKEMKNLVAYKEGASFLEVDTNWEEQVTIGNGDSYGLEFLFQKKQGKTTGWIGYTLAWSNRQFEDLNFGEKFPYKWDRRHDISIAIVHEWKPKIDLSVAWVYGTGNSVTLPIGRHETINSRTPLFVDRTRNPYYYNNEIDYYGERNGYRMRSYHRLDINLAFKKQKKWGERTWSLGVYNLYSRKNPFYIDIGYDYDTDEQKFVQYSLFPIIPSISYSFKF; translated from the coding sequence ATGAAAGTACTGTACCTACTGCTATTTTTTAGTATTCAATACACTTATCTACATGCCCAAAAAATTACCATTAGTGGTTACATCAAAGACAATGAAAGCGGTGAAAACCTCATTGGAGCCGCAGTAATAGACAAAGTCAGTGGAGCTGGTGTAGTAAGTAATACCTACGGTTTTTTCAGTTTGAGCTTAAACAAAGGTGATTCTATAAACCTATTTTGCACTTATGTAGGCTATCAGGCTCAAAACCTCCGATTGATTGCTTCTGAAGATAAAACCATCCACTTCTCTCTTAATGGAGATACCATGCTCGAAGAAATAGAAGTGGTTGCAGGGCAATATAGCGAGCCCATAGAACAATCTACTCAAATGAGTACGATCTCCATTCCTGTAAAACAAATAAAACTTTTGCCAGCTTTAATGGGAGAAACAGATGTTTTAAAAGCACTACAATTGATGCCCGGAGTGCAATCTGGTAGCGAAGGTACCAGCGGCTTGTATGTACGTGGTGGTGGCCCAGACCAAAACCTCATTTTATTAGATGGAGTTCCGGTTTATAATGTTTCTCACCTTTTTGGTTTCTTTTCCATTTTTAATGCTGATGCCTTAAATCGAGTTGAACTCGTAAAAGGTGGTTTTCCGGCAAGATATGGAGGCAGACTTTCTTCGGTAATAGACATTAGCCTAAAAGAAGGAAACATGAAGGAGTTCCATGGCGAAGGTAATATTGGCTTAATCAGTTCGAAACTCACGCTAGAAGGCCCTATTATAAAAGACAAAGCTTCTTTTATGGTTTCTGGCAGAAGAACTTATATCGATTTACTAGCTAGACCGATAATAAAAAATAACTCTCAGGATGATGCTGTATTGGGCTATCACTTCCACGATGTAAATGCCAAATTCAATTATAAATTCTCAGATAAAGACAGGCTTTACTTGTCGCTATATACCGGCAGAGACAAAGCCTATGCTTTTTATAAATATGAAGATGATTATACTCCTAATTACTCAGAAGAAGAAGTGGGACTTCGCTGGGGAAATGTAATTTCTGCTTTGAGGTGGAATCACGTATTTGGCAAAAAACTCTTCAGTAATGTTACAGCAACTTATAGTAGGTATATTTTTGATATCTTCACCAATTACGAAGATAGTTATTATGATTTTGAAGCAGTAAAAACTTTTACAGAGATTTATAAAGCAAGATATTATTCTGGTATAAAAGACTTTGCTGCAAAAATTGATTTCGATTATTATCCCTCTCCAAATCATGCAATAAGATTTGGGCTCAATTCAATTTATCACACTTTTGAACCAGGTGCCTTTAATTTAAATAGTAGTGAAACAGCAGATATAAATATTACCCAAGATACTTACGCTTATGAATATACTGCTTATGTAGAAGATGATATTAAGGTTAATAAAAACCTAAATGTAAATCTCGGTGTACATTCCTCACTTTTTAGAGTAAATGAAAAAAATTACTACTCCGTTCAGCCAAGAGTTTCTGCTAGATATTTACTTCCAAACCAAACCTCAATTAAAGCATCTTATGCGCAGATGACGCAGTTTATCAACTTACTTACCAATTCTGGTATTGGTTTGCCTACAGATTTATGGGTTCCTTCTACAGATAATATAAAACCACAAGTAGCTTGGCAAGTAGCCCTAGGTGGAGCTAAAAGTTTTAATAACGGCTTCGAAATGAGTATTGAAGCCTATTATAAAGAAATGAAAAACTTGGTAGCCTATAAAGAAGGTGCCAGCTTTCTAGAAGTTGATACCAATTGGGAAGAACAAGTAACTATTGGTAATGGAGATAGCTATGGTTTAGAGTTTTTATTTCAAAAGAAACAAGGTAAAACCACAGGGTGGATTGGTTATACATTGGCATGGTCTAACCGACAATTTGAAGATCTTAACTTTGGTGAAAAATTCCCTTACAAATGGGATCGCAGACATGACATCAGCATAGCCATTGTACACGAATGGAAACCAAAGATAGACCTTTCTGTTGCTTGGGTTTATGGAACTGGTAATTCTGTAACACTGCCTATTGGCCGACATGAAACGATAAACAGTAGAACACCGCTCTTTGTAGATAGAACAAGAAACCCATATTACTATAATAATGAAATAGATTATTATGGTGAAAGAAATGGTTACCGGATGCGCTCTTACCACCGATTAGATATTAATCTGGCATTTAAAAAACAAAAAAAATGGGGTGAGCGTACTTGGTCGCTTGGTGTATACAATCTATACAGCCGTAAAAATCCTTTTTACATTGATATTGGCTACGATTATGATACCGATGAACAAAAATTTGTTCAGTACAGCCTCTTTCCTATTATTCCTAGTATCAGTTACAGTTTTAAGTTTTGA
- a CDS encoding M1 family metallopeptidase, giving the protein MIKKCLWVIIPAMFLGLAVSAQERKHTEKFEQLEYELRDPNEYRTASGAPGNEYWQNTADYEIAVELNDDNQSITGKETVTYHNNSPDVLKYLWVQLDQNMRDKESHTYSTATNQIKHKMSANGYGGSMKDVLDPTFEGGFKISSLTDAKGNKLPYVINKTMMSVDMPEPLKPGESFSFKVEWSYNINDRMKMGGRSGYEYFEEDGNYHYTIAQFYPRMCVYSDYGGWQNKQFLGSGEFTLPFGDFKVSITVPADHIMGATGKLQNPKAVLSKEQISRLEKAKTAKEPVLIVTQKEAEKAEKSKSKEKKTWVFEADSVRDFAFATSRKLIWDALGVPMGDRIVMAMSYYPKEGNPLWEEYSTRVVAHTLRTYSKHTIEYPYHKAISVHAKAIGMEYPMICFNFGRPNPDGSYADYVKYGMIMVIIHEVGHNFFPMIINSDERQWTWMDEGLNTFMQYLSEVEWAANNPKEKDYPFREGPPNKIVPYMSMDTRYISPIMTNSEQVQNLGPNAYGKPATALNILRETVLGHELFDRAFKEYAERWAFKHPTPADFFRTMEDASGTDLDWFWRGWFYGVEHTDIAMTGIKKFKLGESETEKFAEAVNVDDEFNEFTADNLTDEQKEQVAENPFFYEVSFENKGGLVMPLILEFTYKDGSKEIKRIPAEIWRRNDEKISKVFNTSQEVTSIVLDPFEETADTDLTNNYWPKQEMPSRFQLYKEGNKE; this is encoded by the coding sequence ATGATAAAAAAATGTTTATGGGTCATTATTCCTGCGATGTTTTTAGGGCTAGCTGTAAGCGCTCAAGAAAGAAAACATACTGAGAAATTCGAACAACTCGAATATGAGTTGAGAGACCCAAACGAATACCGTACGGCTTCTGGAGCTCCAGGTAACGAATATTGGCAAAACACTGCCGATTATGAGATTGCAGTAGAATTAAATGATGACAATCAATCTATCACTGGTAAAGAAACTGTAACTTACCATAACAATTCACCCGATGTGCTTAAATATCTATGGGTGCAGTTAGATCAGAATATGCGTGACAAAGAATCGCATACTTACAGCACTGCTACTAACCAGATTAAGCATAAAATGTCTGCTAATGGCTATGGCGGTTCAATGAAAGATGTGCTTGATCCTACTTTTGAAGGAGGTTTTAAAATTTCTTCTCTTACAGATGCAAAAGGTAATAAATTACCATATGTAATTAATAAAACCATGATGTCTGTAGATATGCCTGAGCCATTAAAGCCAGGTGAAAGCTTCTCTTTTAAAGTAGAGTGGTCTTACAACATCAATGATAGAATGAAAATGGGTGGTAGATCGGGTTACGAGTATTTCGAAGAAGATGGAAACTACCACTATACCATTGCTCAGTTTTACCCTAGAATGTGTGTGTACAGCGATTATGGTGGATGGCAAAATAAGCAATTCTTAGGTTCTGGTGAGTTTACTTTGCCTTTTGGCGATTTTAAAGTTAGCATTACTGTACCTGCAGATCATATTATGGGTGCAACTGGTAAATTACAAAACCCTAAGGCTGTTTTAAGTAAAGAACAAATAAGCAGATTAGAAAAAGCAAAAACTGCTAAAGAACCTGTATTAATTGTAACTCAAAAAGAAGCTGAAAAGGCAGAGAAGAGTAAATCTAAAGAGAAAAAAACATGGGTTTTTGAAGCAGATAGCGTAAGAGACTTTGCTTTTGCTACTTCTAGAAAGTTGATTTGGGATGCATTGGGAGTGCCTATGGGAGATAGAATCGTAATGGCAATGTCTTACTATCCGAAAGAGGGTAATCCGCTTTGGGAAGAGTATTCTACCAGAGTAGTAGCTCACACGTTAAGAACCTATTCTAAACATACCATTGAGTATCCTTATCACAAGGCGATTTCTGTACATGCAAAAGCAATTGGTATGGAATACCCGATGATTTGCTTCAACTTTGGTCGTCCAAACCCAGATGGCTCTTATGCAGATTATGTAAAATACGGAATGATCATGGTAATTATCCACGAAGTAGGGCATAACTTCTTCCCGATGATTATCAACTCAGATGAGCGCCAGTGGACTTGGATGGACGAAGGATTAAATACTTTTATGCAGTATCTTTCTGAAGTAGAATGGGCAGCAAATAACCCTAAAGAAAAAGATTATCCTTTTAGAGAAGGTCCTCCAAATAAAATTGTGCCTTACATGAGCATGGATACCAGATACATTAGCCCGATTATGACCAACTCAGAGCAAGTGCAAAACCTTGGGCCAAATGCATACGGAAAACCAGCTACAGCATTAAATATCTTAAGAGAGACAGTTCTTGGCCACGAGCTATTCGATAGAGCTTTTAAAGAATATGCAGAGCGTTGGGCTTTTAAACACCCAACCCCAGCAGATTTCTTTAGAACTATGGAAGATGCTTCAGGTACAGATTTAGATTGGTTTTGGAGAGGTTGGTTCTATGGTGTAGAACATACCGATATCGCTATGACTGGCATTAAGAAGTTTAAACTTGGTGAAAGTGAAACAGAAAAATTTGCAGAAGCTGTAAATGTTGATGACGAGTTTAACGAGTTTACTGCTGATAATTTAACTGATGAGCAGAAAGAGCAAGTAGCAGAAAATCCATTTTTTTACGAAGTAAGTTTTGAAAACAAAGGTGGTTTGGTAATGCCACTTATTCTAGAGTTTACTTATAAAGACGGTTCTAAAGAGATAAAGAGAATTCCTGCTGAGATTTGGAGAAGAAATGATGAGAAAATCTCTAAAGTATTCAATACTTCACAGGAAGTAACTTCAATTGTGCTTGATCCTTTCGAAGAAACAGCAGATACTGATTTAACCAATAACTATTGGCCAAAACAGGAAATGCCTTCAAGGTTTCAATTGTACAAAGAGGGGAATAAGGAATAA
- a CDS encoding alkaline phosphatase D family protein has protein sequence MKKITIILAFTFAVIACETPKKQTQQQNEATVNTILKDNKSLVLNTIAFGSCNHQQDPQDYWQSISQNNPDLWIWLGDNIYADTEDMTAMKSMYDTLKSNQFYHDFYTSTPVIGVWDDHDYGVNDGDKNYSQKKASRDLMLEFLDVPKENPVWSREGAYSAYSFGEGEKSVKVILLDARYFRDSLEKNEDGPSRYVANETGDILGDAQWKWFEEELNNADEKLILVGSGIQFIAEEQGYEKWANFPLARKKFFEVISASGKSNIVLLSGDRHISEFAKIDLENINKPIYEFTSSGLTHTWSEAWDEQNKYRVGELIINKSFGIIKIDWDKNPIKVTYEMRDPEDKLLQELSINY, from the coding sequence ATGAAGAAAATTACAATTATTCTAGCTTTTACATTTGCTGTAATTGCTTGTGAAACTCCAAAAAAACAAACTCAACAGCAAAATGAAGCAACAGTTAACACGATTCTTAAAGATAACAAATCATTAGTACTAAATACAATTGCTTTTGGATCTTGTAATCATCAACAAGACCCACAAGACTATTGGCAGTCTATTTCTCAAAACAATCCCGACCTTTGGATATGGCTTGGCGATAACATTTACGCCGATACCGAAGACATGACTGCCATGAAAAGCATGTACGATACGCTTAAATCCAATCAATTTTATCATGATTTTTACACCTCTACACCTGTTATTGGAGTATGGGACGACCACGATTACGGAGTAAATGATGGTGATAAAAATTATTCGCAGAAAAAAGCCAGCAGAGATTTAATGCTAGAGTTTTTAGATGTGCCGAAAGAAAATCCAGTTTGGAGTAGAGAAGGTGCATATAGCGCATACTCTTTTGGTGAAGGCGAAAAATCGGTGAAAGTAATTTTGCTAGATGCCAGATATTTTAGAGATTCTTTAGAGAAAAACGAAGATGGACCATCTCGCTACGTAGCCAATGAAACTGGTGATATTTTAGGCGATGCCCAATGGAAATGGTTTGAAGAAGAGTTGAATAATGCAGATGAAAAATTGATTTTAGTTGGTTCAGGCATTCAGTTTATTGCAGAAGAACAAGGTTATGAAAAATGGGCAAACTTTCCACTAGCCAGAAAAAAGTTTTTCGAAGTAATCTCAGCATCAGGCAAAAGCAATATTGTTTTATTAAGTGGTGACAGACACATCTCAGAATTTGCTAAAATTGATTTGGAAAACATCAATAAACCTATCTACGAATTTACTTCAAGTGGGCTTACTCACACTTGGTCAGAGGCTTGGGACGAACAAAACAAGTATCGTGTAGGTGAATTAATAATCAACAAAAGTTTTGGGATCATTAAAATCGATTGGGATAAAAACCCCATTAAAGTAACTTATGAAATGCGAGACCCAGAAGACAAGCTTTTACAAGAGCTCTCTATAAATTACTAA
- a CDS encoding M1 family metallopeptidase has translation MKKVFIVLSLVIAQLTAYSQERKHTEKFEQLEYELRDPNEYRTASGAPGYKYWQNEADYEMEIVLDDETQSLSGVETITYHNNSPDVLKYLWLQLDQNVRAKDSHSYSTATNSVVHTSPDDRRGNNMGRILDPTFEGGFKIASVTGTDDKALPYIINKTMMSVDMPKPLKPGETFSFKVKWSYNINDRMKIGGRSGLEYFPEDGNYLYTIAQFFPRMCVYSDYGGWQNKQFLGSGEFTLPFGEYDVKITVPADHVMGATGKLENADDILTDEQKERLKKAETSDEPVIIVTQKEAEKAEKKPVKETKTWHFHADKVRDFAFATSRKFIWDAMGVEIGGKTVMAMSYYPKEGNPLWEEYSTRVVASTLKSYSHYTIDYPYHKAISVHTDRIGMEYPMICFNYGRPDKDGKYSDRLKYGMIGVIIHEVGHNFFPMIINSDERQWTWMDEGLNTFTQYLAELDWQANNPKEADYPHRRGPAKNIVPYMSMEKSFISPIMTNSEQVQQLGNNAYAKPATALNILRETVLGHDLFDRAFKEYAERWAFKHPTPADFFRTMEDASGTDLDWFWKGWFYGVDHTDIAMTGIKKFKIGESETETFAEAITADDEFNEFTVDNLTEEQKEQVAEKPFFYEVNLENKGGLVMPIILEFTYKDGSREIKRIPAEIWRRNDEKISKVFNTSQEVTSIVLDPFEETADTDITNNYWPAQELPSRFEIYKEKSSGGN, from the coding sequence ATGAAAAAAGTTTTTATCGTGTTAAGCTTGGTTATAGCACAATTAACCGCTTATTCACAGGAAAGAAAACATACCGAAAAGTTCGAGCAACTCGAATATGAATTAAGGGATCCAAACGAATACAGAACTGCTTCTGGTGCTCCGGGTTACAAGTACTGGCAAAACGAAGCAGACTATGAGATGGAAATCGTACTGGACGACGAAACTCAGTCTCTTTCTGGTGTAGAAACTATTACTTACCACAATAATTCACCAGATGTATTAAAATATCTTTGGTTACAACTAGATCAGAATGTACGTGCTAAAGATTCTCACTCGTACAGTACTGCAACAAATTCAGTAGTACACACAAGTCCAGACGATCGTCGTGGAAACAATATGGGTAGAATTCTTGATCCTACATTTGAAGGGGGATTTAAAATCGCATCAGTTACTGGAACTGATGACAAAGCTTTGCCTTACATCATTAATAAAACAATGATGTCTGTAGATATGCCTAAGCCTTTGAAGCCAGGAGAAACTTTCTCTTTCAAAGTAAAATGGTCTTATAACATCAATGATAGAATGAAAATTGGTGGTCGTTCTGGTTTAGAGTATTTCCCAGAAGACGGTAACTACCTTTACACTATCGCTCAGTTCTTTCCAAGAATGTGTGTATACAGTGATTACGGAGGATGGCAAAACAAGCAATTCTTAGGTTCTGGTGAGTTTACATTGCCATTTGGTGAGTACGATGTAAAGATTACAGTTCCTGCTGACCACGTAATGGGTGCAACAGGTAAATTGGAAAATGCAGATGATATTCTTACTGATGAGCAAAAAGAAAGACTTAAAAAAGCAGAAACTTCTGATGAGCCAGTAATAATTGTAACTCAGAAAGAAGCTGAGAAAGCAGAGAAAAAGCCAGTTAAAGAAACTAAAACATGGCATTTCCATGCAGATAAAGTAAGAGACTTTGCTTTTGCTACTTCAAGAAAATTTATTTGGGATGCAATGGGTGTTGAGATCGGTGGTAAAACCGTAATGGCAATGTCTTACTATCCGAAAGAAGGTAACCCACTTTGGGAAGAGTATTCAACTAGAGTAGTTGCTTCTACATTAAAAAGCTATTCTCACTACACTATCGATTATCCTTACCACAAAGCTATTTCTGTTCACACAGATAGAATAGGTATGGAATATCCAATGATCTGTTTTAACTATGGTCGTCCAGATAAAGATGGAAAATACTCAGACAGATTAAAATACGGAATGATCGGTGTTATCATCCACGAAGTAGGTCACAACTTCTTCCCAATGATTATCAACTCAGATGAGCGCCAATGGACTTGGATGGACGAAGGTTTGAATACTTTTACTCAATATCTTGCTGAACTTGACTGGCAAGCTAACAACCCAAAAGAAGCTGATTACCCACACAGAAGAGGTCCTGCTAAAAACATTGTGCCTTACATGAGCATGGAGAAATCTTTTATTAGTCCAATTATGACTAACTCTGAGCAAGTTCAACAACTTGGTAATAATGCTTATGCAAAACCAGCAACAGCATTAAACATCTTAAGAGAGACTGTTTTGGGTCACGATTTATTCGACAGAGCTTTTAAAGAGTATGCAGAGCGTTGGGCATTTAAGCATCCAACTCCAGCAGATTTCTTTAGAACAATGGAAGATGCTTCTGGTACTGATTTAGACTGGTTCTGGAAAGGCTGGTTCTACGGAGTAGACCACACAGATATTGCCATGACTGGTATTAAAAAATTCAAAATTGGTGAAAGCGAAACCGAAACTTTTGCAGAAGCAATTACTGCTGATGATGAGTTTAACGAGTTTACAGTTGATAATTTAACTGAAGAACAAAAAGAACAAGTTGCTGAAAAGCCATTCTTCTACGAAGTAAACCTTGAAAACAAAGGTGGTTTAGTAATGCCAATTATTCTTGAGTTTACTTACAAAGATGGTTCTCGTGAAATCAAAAGAATTCCTGCTGAAATCTGGAGAAGAAATGATGAGAAAATCTCTAAAGTTTTCAATACTTCTCAAGAGGTAACTTCAATTGTATTAGATCCATTTGAAGAAACAGCAGACACTGATATTACAAATAACTACTGGCCTGCACAAGAGCTTCCTTCAAGATTCGAAATCTACAAAGAGAAGAGCTCAGGAGGAAACTAA
- a CDS encoding DUF4249 domain-containing protein: MKKHLPILLLFSIISCETVLDIELPEEPNSLVINGIVPADSTWLFRITSSIHPLDNDYNASFKAIENAEVSITNSSGENTTLTYNEYPPDYIDCNIEDCTRYGYYSAKNEPAPVAGEVYTIKVKASGYPEASSTIQLPLPVQVEALDIRIPSIYGSNSEQNGAFNITDITGEKNYYIFELYNLIEQKRAIYDDDYNVIGYDSVAFYEKGELSSPDASVINSSVSGFDNNDFKPYLLINDELFDGSKHEINFKSRIYTVTTENKFTFVLKHISESYYKYLLSYESYDYSEDNPFAEPAQVFSNVENGLGIIATYAADTMIITK, from the coding sequence ATGAAAAAACATCTGCCTATTCTCCTGCTATTTTCTATAATCTCTTGCGAAACTGTACTAGATATAGAATTACCAGAAGAACCAAACAGTTTAGTAATTAATGGCATTGTACCCGCCGATAGCACTTGGCTTTTTCGTATCACTTCGAGCATACATCCTTTAGACAATGATTATAATGCAAGCTTTAAAGCAATTGAAAATGCGGAGGTAAGCATTACTAATAGCTCAGGTGAAAATACAACATTAACTTATAATGAATACCCACCTGATTACATAGACTGCAACATAGAAGACTGTACTCGCTATGGTTATTATTCTGCTAAAAATGAACCTGCTCCTGTTGCCGGAGAAGTTTATACGATAAAGGTTAAAGCATCTGGCTACCCAGAAGCCAGTAGTACCATACAACTACCTTTACCAGTTCAAGTCGAAGCATTAGATATTAGAATACCTTCTATATACGGCTCTAATTCTGAACAAAATGGTGCATTTAATATAACAGATATTACTGGCGAAAAAAACTATTACATATTTGAGTTGTATAATTTAATTGAACAAAAGCGCGCTATATACGATGATGATTACAATGTGATCGGCTACGACTCTGTAGCTTTTTATGAAAAAGGGGAATTATCGTCGCCAGATGCTTCTGTGATAAACAGTAGTGTGTCGGGTTTTGATAATAATGATTTTAAACCCTATTTATTAATAAATGATGAGCTCTTTGATGGTTCAAAACACGAGATAAATTTTAAATCAAGGATTTATACAGTTACCACAGAGAATAAATTCACATTTGTACTTAAACATATCTCCGAATCTTACTATAAATATCTTTTAAGTTACGAAAGCTACGATTACTCAGAAGATAACCCTTTTGCAGAACCAGCGCAGGTGTTTAGTAATGTAGAAAACGGTTTGGGAATTATTGCTACTTATGCTGCCGATACAATGATAATCACCAAATAA